The Neofelis nebulosa isolate mNeoNeb1 chromosome 16, mNeoNeb1.pri, whole genome shotgun sequence genome includes a window with the following:
- the MYCBPAP gene encoding MYCBP-associated protein isoform X2: MKSVKKESRLRIPASRFLEAAELIKERKRAKVPEQLTPPVQEEPEPVSSVLQGGDILALAIKKEDLKKQHIPRFIETQDRPVVTQKFIIRKLKPKDHKRKVCHLVAYPASPDAATKPLDYSGPGDSFHGCDQILPHHILGSLQDFKRIAVARGNIQLAELIHTPPCLVTLISAKEEPKQKAPKEEKEKAHPWAPPPQHNFLRNWRRNLALRKQQQEALSERLRKPVGELLMHTGETYRQIQEERELIDRTLPTQHDGKSCEETSGFWSRLEYLGDEMTGLVMTKTKAQRGLLEPITHVRKPHCIQAETGLPAQRDAWYRYTWDRSLFLICRRKELQSVMAELGFSQQDIDGLEVVGRGQPFSTVTVEDYPVFDRSQESSPEDTGPSDSLASYPDDVPMPVLGPSLLFCGKPACWVRGRNPEDTKRVGIAVRLTFETLEREKTSSELTVVNNGTVAIWYNWRRRSQLDSFQDLKRNRMERFYFNNREGVILPGETKTFTFFFKSLNAGIFRECWEFGTHPALLGGALLQVNLHAVSLTQDVFREERKLLKDKLAAHEAVTIVDSVLQELLSGILTPERVPSPVDAYLTEEDLFRHRNPQLHYQRQVVQNLHSLWRQYLTLPPKAEEARPSEEDRHSPRARAAYLEKASVNVEPSAHSKSPVSESQVARQESEAFRDSRDALGSQKPGAGAQSSQRKSIMEEILVEESPDLGSTKSPWELDGLPPPEWNLCLEDFGKAVMALPEESQREDALIGLNKAALELCQEPRPLQSDLLHQMCRGMGRGETGGQREEQNP, encoded by the exons AAAGGAAGCGAGCAAAGGTACCTGAGCAGCTCACACCCCCCGTTCAGGAAGAACCTGAGCCTGTTAGCAGTGTCCTACAAGGGGGTGACATCCTGGCCTtagccattaaaaaggaagacTTGAAGAAG caACACATTCCTCGCTTTATTGAGACACAAGATAGACCTGTCGTCACCCAGAAATTTATCATCCGTAAACTCAAACCCAAGGATCATAAGAGGAAGGTGTGCCACTTAGTAGCATATCCTGCTTCTCCAGATGCAGCCACGAAGCCCCTGGACTACTCTG GTCCGGGTGACAGCTTCCATGGCTGTGACCAGATTCTGCCTCACCACATCTTGGGGAGTCTCCAGGACTTTAAGAGAATTGCAGTTGCTCGAGGAAACATCCAG CTGGCTGAGCTCATACACACCCCGCCCTGTCTGGTGACCCTCATCTCAGCTAAAGAGGAGCCAAAGCAGAAAGCcccaaaagaagagaaggagaaggcgCATCCCTGGGCCCCGCCTCCTCAGCACAACTTTCTCAGAAATTGGCGGCGCAACCTAGCCTTGCGGaagcagcagcaggaagcccTGAGTG AACGCCTCAGGAAGCCGGTGGGCGAGCTGCTTATGCACACTGGGGAGACCTACAGGCAGATCCAGGAGGAGCGGGAGCTCATTGACCGAACGCTTCCGACACAGCATGATGGGAAG AGCTGTGAGGAGACCAGTGGGTTCTGGAGTCGACTGGAATACTTGGGAGATGAAATGACGGGTCTGGTAATGACAAAGACCAAAGCTCAGCGTGGCCTCCTGGAACCGATCACTCACGTCAGGAAGCCCCACTGCATCCAGGCGGAGACAG GACTGCCGGCCCAGAGGGATGCTTGGTACCGTTACACCTGGGATCGGAGTCTGTTCCTGATCTGCCGACGCAAGGAGCTGCAGAGCGTcatggcagagctgggcttcAGCCAGCAG GATATCGATGGCCTGGAGGTGGTGGGCAGAGGGCAGCCTTTCTCGACCGTTACCGTGGAAGACTATCCAGTATTCGATAGGAGCCAGGAAAGTTCCCCCGAAGACACAGGGCCCTC AGACTCATTGGCCAGTTACCCTGACGATGTCCCCATGCCTGTTCTTGGCCCTTCTCTGCTGTTCTGTGGGAAGCCAGCCTGCTGGGTCAGAGGCCGTAACCCAGAAGACACG AAGCGTGTTGGAATCGCTGTTCGCTTGACCTTCGAAACCCTAGAAAGGGAGAAGACCTCTTCGGAACTGACCGTGGTCAATAATGGCACCGTGGCCATTTGGTACAACTGGCGGAGGCGGTCTCAGCTGGACTCTTTCCAAGACCTGAAGAGAAACAGGATGGAGCGGTTTTACTTTAACAATCGAGAAG GTGTGATTCTGCCTGGAGAAACGAAAACCTTTACCTTCTTCTTCAAGTCTCTGAATGCTGGCATCTTCAGGGAATGTTGGGAGTTTGGAACCCACCCCGCCTTATTAGGAGGTGCTCTCCTGCAGGTCAACCTCCACGCAGTCTCCCTGACCCAGGATGTTTTCAGGGAAGAGAGGAAGTTACTGAAG gaCAAGCTGGCTGCCCACGAAGCGGTCACCATTGTGGACAGCGTGCTGCAGGAGCTGCTGAGTGGGATCCTGACCCCAGAGCGTGTGCCGTCCCCCGTGGACGCCTATCTCACTGAGGAGGACTTGTTCCGCCACAGAAATCCTCAG CTGCATTACCAGCGCCAAGTGGTGCAAAACCTGCACAGCCTGTGGCGCCAGTACCTCACCCTGCCCCCCAAGGCCGAGGAGGCCAGGCCCAGTGAGGAGGACCGCCACAGCCCCAGGGCCCGGGCTGCCTACTTGGAGAAGGCCTCCGTGAACGTGGAGCCCTCGGCACACTCTAAGAGCCCGGTCTCGGAATCCCAAGTGGCCCGGCAGGAGAGTGAGGCCTTCAGGGACTCCCGAGACGCTTTAGGGTCCCAGAAGCCTGGAGCGGGGGCTCAGAGTTCTCAGCGGAAGAGCATTATGGAGGAGATCCTGGTGGAGGAGAGCCCAGACCTGGGGAGCACCAAGAGCCCCTGGGAGCTGGATGGCCTTCCGCCACCTGAGTGGAACCTCTGTTTGGAGGATTTCGGAAAG GCAGTGATGGCACTCCCTGAGGAGAGCCAGAGGGAGGACGCCCTCATCGGGCTCAACAAAGCAGCCCTGGAGCTGTGCCAGGAACCAAGGCCCCTGCAATCTGACTTGCTGCACCAGATGTG CAGAGGAATGGGCCGAGGAGAAACCGGAGGACAGCGAGAAGAGCAGAATCCGTGA
- the MYCBPAP gene encoding MYCBP-associated protein isoform X1 codes for MKSVKKESRLRIPASRFLEAAELIKERKRAKVPEQLTPPVQEEPEPVSSVLQGGDILALAIKKEDLKKQHIPRFIETQDRPVVTQKFIIRKLKPKDHKRKVCHLVAYPASPDAATKPLDYSGPGDSFHGCDQILPHHILGSLQDFKRIAVARGNIQLAELIHTPPCLVTLISAKEEPKQKAPKEEKEKAHPWAPPPQHNFLRNWRRNLALRKQQQEALSERLRKPVGELLMHTGETYRQIQEERELIDRTLPTQHDGKSCEETSGFWSRLEYLGDEMTGLVMTKTKAQRGLLEPITHVRKPHCIQAETGLPAQRDAWYRYTWDRSLFLICRRKELQSVMAELGFSQQDIDGLEVVGRGQPFSTVTVEDYPVFDRSQESSPEDTGPSDSLASYPDDVPMPVLGPSLLFCGKPACWVRGRNPEDTKRVGIAVRLTFETLEREKTSSELTVVNNGTVAIWYNWRRRSQLDSFQDLKRNRMERFYFNNREGVILPGETKTFTFFFKSLNAGIFRECWEFGTHPALLGGALLQVNLHAVSLTQDVFREERKLLKDKLAAHEAVTIVDSVLQELLSGILTPERVPSPVDAYLTEEDLFRHRNPQLHYQRQVVQNLHSLWRQYLTLPPKAEEARPSEEDRHSPRARAAYLEKASVNVEPSAHSKSPVSESQVARQESEAFRDSRDALGSQKPGAGAQSSQRKSIMEEILVEESPDLGSTKSPWELDGLPPPEWNLCLEDFGKAVMALPEESQREDALIGLNKAALELCQEPRPLQSDLLHQMCLQLWRDVIDGLVGHSLWLRALLGLPEKETIYLDLPEEQDRKSPPVTEVKVTAGKFGKEDRKGAAQEKKQLGIREKEDRKPAKLPGKEDRLNSKKHKAKDDKKPLKSSSRDRVSLEDPAPDSTMTSQEPIDPLVMKKYTERLHTEVYGLLDTLVTDLMVLADELRPIKNVEETLRLCI; via the exons AAAGGAAGCGAGCAAAGGTACCTGAGCAGCTCACACCCCCCGTTCAGGAAGAACCTGAGCCTGTTAGCAGTGTCCTACAAGGGGGTGACATCCTGGCCTtagccattaaaaaggaagacTTGAAGAAG caACACATTCCTCGCTTTATTGAGACACAAGATAGACCTGTCGTCACCCAGAAATTTATCATCCGTAAACTCAAACCCAAGGATCATAAGAGGAAGGTGTGCCACTTAGTAGCATATCCTGCTTCTCCAGATGCAGCCACGAAGCCCCTGGACTACTCTG GTCCGGGTGACAGCTTCCATGGCTGTGACCAGATTCTGCCTCACCACATCTTGGGGAGTCTCCAGGACTTTAAGAGAATTGCAGTTGCTCGAGGAAACATCCAG CTGGCTGAGCTCATACACACCCCGCCCTGTCTGGTGACCCTCATCTCAGCTAAAGAGGAGCCAAAGCAGAAAGCcccaaaagaagagaaggagaaggcgCATCCCTGGGCCCCGCCTCCTCAGCACAACTTTCTCAGAAATTGGCGGCGCAACCTAGCCTTGCGGaagcagcagcaggaagcccTGAGTG AACGCCTCAGGAAGCCGGTGGGCGAGCTGCTTATGCACACTGGGGAGACCTACAGGCAGATCCAGGAGGAGCGGGAGCTCATTGACCGAACGCTTCCGACACAGCATGATGGGAAG AGCTGTGAGGAGACCAGTGGGTTCTGGAGTCGACTGGAATACTTGGGAGATGAAATGACGGGTCTGGTAATGACAAAGACCAAAGCTCAGCGTGGCCTCCTGGAACCGATCACTCACGTCAGGAAGCCCCACTGCATCCAGGCGGAGACAG GACTGCCGGCCCAGAGGGATGCTTGGTACCGTTACACCTGGGATCGGAGTCTGTTCCTGATCTGCCGACGCAAGGAGCTGCAGAGCGTcatggcagagctgggcttcAGCCAGCAG GATATCGATGGCCTGGAGGTGGTGGGCAGAGGGCAGCCTTTCTCGACCGTTACCGTGGAAGACTATCCAGTATTCGATAGGAGCCAGGAAAGTTCCCCCGAAGACACAGGGCCCTC AGACTCATTGGCCAGTTACCCTGACGATGTCCCCATGCCTGTTCTTGGCCCTTCTCTGCTGTTCTGTGGGAAGCCAGCCTGCTGGGTCAGAGGCCGTAACCCAGAAGACACG AAGCGTGTTGGAATCGCTGTTCGCTTGACCTTCGAAACCCTAGAAAGGGAGAAGACCTCTTCGGAACTGACCGTGGTCAATAATGGCACCGTGGCCATTTGGTACAACTGGCGGAGGCGGTCTCAGCTGGACTCTTTCCAAGACCTGAAGAGAAACAGGATGGAGCGGTTTTACTTTAACAATCGAGAAG GTGTGATTCTGCCTGGAGAAACGAAAACCTTTACCTTCTTCTTCAAGTCTCTGAATGCTGGCATCTTCAGGGAATGTTGGGAGTTTGGAACCCACCCCGCCTTATTAGGAGGTGCTCTCCTGCAGGTCAACCTCCACGCAGTCTCCCTGACCCAGGATGTTTTCAGGGAAGAGAGGAAGTTACTGAAG gaCAAGCTGGCTGCCCACGAAGCGGTCACCATTGTGGACAGCGTGCTGCAGGAGCTGCTGAGTGGGATCCTGACCCCAGAGCGTGTGCCGTCCCCCGTGGACGCCTATCTCACTGAGGAGGACTTGTTCCGCCACAGAAATCCTCAG CTGCATTACCAGCGCCAAGTGGTGCAAAACCTGCACAGCCTGTGGCGCCAGTACCTCACCCTGCCCCCCAAGGCCGAGGAGGCCAGGCCCAGTGAGGAGGACCGCCACAGCCCCAGGGCCCGGGCTGCCTACTTGGAGAAGGCCTCCGTGAACGTGGAGCCCTCGGCACACTCTAAGAGCCCGGTCTCGGAATCCCAAGTGGCCCGGCAGGAGAGTGAGGCCTTCAGGGACTCCCGAGACGCTTTAGGGTCCCAGAAGCCTGGAGCGGGGGCTCAGAGTTCTCAGCGGAAGAGCATTATGGAGGAGATCCTGGTGGAGGAGAGCCCAGACCTGGGGAGCACCAAGAGCCCCTGGGAGCTGGATGGCCTTCCGCCACCTGAGTGGAACCTCTGTTTGGAGGATTTCGGAAAG GCAGTGATGGCACTCCCTGAGGAGAGCCAGAGGGAGGACGCCCTCATCGGGCTCAACAAAGCAGCCCTGGAGCTGTGCCAGGAACCAAGGCCCCTGCAATCTGACTTGCTGCACCAGATGTG TTTGCAGCTATGGCGGGATGTGATTGATGGCCTGGTGGGCCATTCCCTGTGGCTGAGGGCTCTGCTGGGCCTGCCTGAGAAGGAGACCATCTATTTGGACCTACCAGAAGAGCAAG ATCGCAAGTCCCCGCCTGTCACAGAAGTGAAAGTGACTGCCGGGAAGTTTGGGAAGGAGGACCGGAAAGGGGCAGCCCAGGAAAAGAAGCAGCTGGgaatcagagagaaagaggatagaAAACCTGCCAAGCTGCCGGGGAAAGAG GACCGTTTAAACAGCAAGAAGCACAAGGCAAAGGATGACAAGAAACCGCTGAAATCTTCAAGTCGGGACAGGGTTTCCTTGGAAGACCCTGCCCCTGACAGCACTATGACCTCCCAGGAACCCATAGATCCCCTGGTCATGAAGAAATACACTGAGAGGCTGCACACGGAG GTCTACGGGCTGCTGGACACCCTAGTGACTGACCTCATGGTCCTGGCTGACGAGCTCAGACCCATAAAGAATGTCGAGGAGACTTTGCGTCTTTGTATCTGA
- the EPN3 gene encoding epsin-3 isoform X1, translating to MTTSALRRQVKNIVHNYSEAEIKVREATSNDPWGPPSTLMSEIADLTFNTVAFAEVMGMLWRRLNDSGKNWRHVYKALTLLDYLLKTGSERVAHQCRENLYTIQTLKDFQYVDRDGKDQGVNVREKVKQVMALLRDEERLRQERTHALKTKERMALEGMGIGSGQLGLGRRHGSPSSYNSSSSSPRYTSDLEQARPQTSGEEELHLQLALAMSREEAEKPVPPASHRDEDLQLQLALRLSRQEHEKEVRSWRGEDSPVANGAGAAVRRWQDKEPEREEGKEEKLKTSQSSILDLADIFVPAPAPPSTRCSADPWDIPGLRPNTEPSGSSWGPSADPWSPVPSGSALSRSQPWDLPPMLSSSEPWGRTPVLPARPPSADLWAQNSPHHQLPDPGADPWGASVETSNAPALGGTSPFDPFANPPVSTETEEGPECAQALPSGKPGSPVELDLFGDPIPSSKQNGTKEPESFDLGVLEEALTQPSKEARACRTPESFLGPSASSLVNLDSLVKVPQAAKTRNPFLTGLSAPSPTNPFGGSEQARPTLNQMRTGSPALGLAAGGPVGAPLGSMTYSASLPLPLSSVPAGVTLPASVSVFPQAGAFTPPPASLPQPLLPTSGSAGPLQPPPHPGTNPFL from the exons ATGACGACCTCAGCGCTGCGGCGCCAGGTGAAGAACATCGTGCACAACTACTCGGAGGCCGAGATCAAGGTGCGCGAGGCCACCAGCAATGACCCGTGGGGCCCGCCCAGCACGCTCATGTCGGAGATTGCCGACCTGACCTTCAACACGGTGGCCTTCGCCGAGGTCATGGGCATGCTGTGGCGGCGGCTCAACGACAGCGGCAAGAACTGGCGGCACGTGTACAAGGCGCTAACGCTGCTGGACTACCTGCTCAAGACGGGCTCCGAGAGGGTGGCCCACCAGTGCCGCGAGAACCTCTACACCATCCAGACGCTCAAGGACTTCCAGTACGTCGACCGCGACGGCAAGGACCAGGGCGTCAACGTGCGCGAGAAGGTCAAGCAGGTGATGGCCTTGCTCAGGGACGAGGAGCGCCTCCGGCAGGAGCGGACCCACGCCCTCAAGACCAAGGAGCGCATGGCGCTGGAGGGCATGGGCATTGGCAGCGGGCAGCTGGGCCTGGGCCGCCGCCACGGATCCCCGTCCTCCTACAACT CCTCCTCCTCATCCCCCCGCTACACGTCCGACTTGGAGCAGGCCCGGCCCCAGACGTCAGGAGAAGAGGAGTTGCACCTGCAGCTGGCCCTGGCCATGAGCCGCGAGGAGGCTGAGAAG CCCGTCCCCCCAGCCTCCCACAGGGATGAGGACCTGCAGCTGCAGCTGGCTCTGCGCCTGAGCCGGCAGGAGCACGAGAAG GAGGTGAGGTCCTGGCGGGGAGAGGACTCCCCTGTGGCCAATGGTGCCGGGGCTGCAGTTCGCCGTTGGCAAGacaaagagccagagagagaagagggaaaggaggagaagctGAAGACCAGCCAG TCTTCCATTCTGGACTTGGCAGACATCTTCGTACCtgccccggccccgccctccACACGCTGCTCTGCTGACCCATGGGACATCCCAG GTCTCAGGCcgaacacagagcccagtggctCCTCCTGGGGGCCTTCCGCAGACCCCTGGTCTCCTGTCCCCTCGGGAAGTGCCCTGTCCAGAAGCCAGCCCTGGGACTTGCCCCCTATGCTCTCCTCCTCAGAGCCCTGGGGCCGGACCCCAGTGCTGCCTGCCAGACCCCCATCCGCAGACCTCTGGGCACAGAACTCCCCCCATCACCAACTCCCCGACCCTGGGGCTGACCCTTGGGGAGCCTCGGTGGAGACCTCCAATGCACCTG CTCTAGGTGGTACCTCACCTTTTGACCCATTTGCCAACCCTCCAGTATCCACAGAGACCGAGGAGGGGCCGGAGTGTGCCCAGGCCCTGCCTTCGGGAAAGCCCGGCAGTCCTGTGG AGCTGGACCTGTTTGGAGACCCCATTCCCAGTTCCAAGCAAAATGGCACCAAGGAGCCAGAATCCTTTGACCTGGGTGTACTGGAGGAAGCGCTAACCCAGCCCAGTAAGGAGGCCCGAGCATGCCGGACTCCTGAGTCTTTCCTGGGCCCTTCGGCCTCCTCCTTGGTCAACCTTGATTCATTAGTCAAGGTGCCCCAGGCTGCAAAGACGCGAAACCCTTTTCTGACAG GTCTCAGCGCTCCATCCCCCACCAACCCGTTCGGTGGGAGCGAACAGGCCAGGCCGACCCTGAACCAGATGCGCACCGGGTCGCCCGCGCTAGGCTTGGCGGCCGGCGGGCCGGTCGGGGCGCCCTTGGGCTCCATGACCTACAgcgcctccctgcctctcccgcTCAGCAGCGTGCCAGCCGGCGTGACCCTCCCCGCCTCGGTCAGCGTCTTCCCGCAGGCCGGCGCCTTCACGCCGCCGCCCGCGAGCCTGCCACAGCCCCTGttgcccacgtcgggctccgcgGGGCCGCTCCAGCCGCCCCCGCATCCCGGCACCAACCCCTTCCTCTGA
- the EPN3 gene encoding epsin-3 isoform X2, with the protein MTTSALRRQVKNIVHNYSEAEIKVREATSNDPWGPPSTLMSEIADLTFNTVAFAEVMGMLWRRLNDSGKNWRHVYKALTLLDYLLKTGSERVAHQCRENLYTIQTLKDFQYVDRDGKDQGVNVREKVKQVMALLRDEERLRQERTHALKTKERMALEGMGIGSGQLGLGRRHGSPSSYNSSSSSPRYTSDLEQARPQTSGEEELHLQLALAMSREEAEKEVRSWRGEDSPVANGAGAAVRRWQDKEPEREEGKEEKLKTSQSSILDLADIFVPAPAPPSTRCSADPWDIPGLRPNTEPSGSSWGPSADPWSPVPSGSALSRSQPWDLPPMLSSSEPWGRTPVLPARPPSADLWAQNSPHHQLPDPGADPWGASVETSNAPALGGTSPFDPFANPPVSTETEEGPECAQALPSGKPGSPVELDLFGDPIPSSKQNGTKEPESFDLGVLEEALTQPSKEARACRTPESFLGPSASSLVNLDSLVKVPQAAKTRNPFLTGLSAPSPTNPFGGSEQARPTLNQMRTGSPALGLAAGGPVGAPLGSMTYSASLPLPLSSVPAGVTLPASVSVFPQAGAFTPPPASLPQPLLPTSGSAGPLQPPPHPGTNPFL; encoded by the exons ATGACGACCTCAGCGCTGCGGCGCCAGGTGAAGAACATCGTGCACAACTACTCGGAGGCCGAGATCAAGGTGCGCGAGGCCACCAGCAATGACCCGTGGGGCCCGCCCAGCACGCTCATGTCGGAGATTGCCGACCTGACCTTCAACACGGTGGCCTTCGCCGAGGTCATGGGCATGCTGTGGCGGCGGCTCAACGACAGCGGCAAGAACTGGCGGCACGTGTACAAGGCGCTAACGCTGCTGGACTACCTGCTCAAGACGGGCTCCGAGAGGGTGGCCCACCAGTGCCGCGAGAACCTCTACACCATCCAGACGCTCAAGGACTTCCAGTACGTCGACCGCGACGGCAAGGACCAGGGCGTCAACGTGCGCGAGAAGGTCAAGCAGGTGATGGCCTTGCTCAGGGACGAGGAGCGCCTCCGGCAGGAGCGGACCCACGCCCTCAAGACCAAGGAGCGCATGGCGCTGGAGGGCATGGGCATTGGCAGCGGGCAGCTGGGCCTGGGCCGCCGCCACGGATCCCCGTCCTCCTACAACT CCTCCTCCTCATCCCCCCGCTACACGTCCGACTTGGAGCAGGCCCGGCCCCAGACGTCAGGAGAAGAGGAGTTGCACCTGCAGCTGGCCCTGGCCATGAGCCGCGAGGAGGCTGAGAAG GAGGTGAGGTCCTGGCGGGGAGAGGACTCCCCTGTGGCCAATGGTGCCGGGGCTGCAGTTCGCCGTTGGCAAGacaaagagccagagagagaagagggaaaggaggagaagctGAAGACCAGCCAG TCTTCCATTCTGGACTTGGCAGACATCTTCGTACCtgccccggccccgccctccACACGCTGCTCTGCTGACCCATGGGACATCCCAG GTCTCAGGCcgaacacagagcccagtggctCCTCCTGGGGGCCTTCCGCAGACCCCTGGTCTCCTGTCCCCTCGGGAAGTGCCCTGTCCAGAAGCCAGCCCTGGGACTTGCCCCCTATGCTCTCCTCCTCAGAGCCCTGGGGCCGGACCCCAGTGCTGCCTGCCAGACCCCCATCCGCAGACCTCTGGGCACAGAACTCCCCCCATCACCAACTCCCCGACCCTGGGGCTGACCCTTGGGGAGCCTCGGTGGAGACCTCCAATGCACCTG CTCTAGGTGGTACCTCACCTTTTGACCCATTTGCCAACCCTCCAGTATCCACAGAGACCGAGGAGGGGCCGGAGTGTGCCCAGGCCCTGCCTTCGGGAAAGCCCGGCAGTCCTGTGG AGCTGGACCTGTTTGGAGACCCCATTCCCAGTTCCAAGCAAAATGGCACCAAGGAGCCAGAATCCTTTGACCTGGGTGTACTGGAGGAAGCGCTAACCCAGCCCAGTAAGGAGGCCCGAGCATGCCGGACTCCTGAGTCTTTCCTGGGCCCTTCGGCCTCCTCCTTGGTCAACCTTGATTCATTAGTCAAGGTGCCCCAGGCTGCAAAGACGCGAAACCCTTTTCTGACAG GTCTCAGCGCTCCATCCCCCACCAACCCGTTCGGTGGGAGCGAACAGGCCAGGCCGACCCTGAACCAGATGCGCACCGGGTCGCCCGCGCTAGGCTTGGCGGCCGGCGGGCCGGTCGGGGCGCCCTTGGGCTCCATGACCTACAgcgcctccctgcctctcccgcTCAGCAGCGTGCCAGCCGGCGTGACCCTCCCCGCCTCGGTCAGCGTCTTCCCGCAGGCCGGCGCCTTCACGCCGCCGCCCGCGAGCCTGCCACAGCCCCTGttgcccacgtcgggctccgcgGGGCCGCTCCAGCCGCCCCCGCATCCCGGCACCAACCCCTTCCTCTGA
- the EPN3 gene encoding epsin-3 isoform X3, with product MTTSALRRQVKNIVHNYSEAEIKVREATSNDPWGPPSTLMSEIADLTFNTVAFAEVMGMLWRRLNDSGKNWRHVYKALTLLDYLLKTGSERVAHQCRENLYTIQTLKDFQYVDRDGKDQGVNVREKVKQVMALLRDEERLRQERTHALKTKERMALEGMGIGSGQLGLGRRHGSPSSYNSSSSSPRYTSDLEQARPQTSGEEELHLQLALAMSREEAEKPVPPASHRDEDLQLQLALRLSRQEHEKEVRSWRGEDSPVANGAGAAVRRWQDKEPEREEGKEEKLKTSQSSILDLADIFVPAPAPPSTRCSADPWDIPGLRPNTEPSGSSWGPSADPWSPVPSGSALSRSQPWDLPPMLSSSEPWGRTPVLPARPPSADLWAQNSPHHQLPDPGADPWGASVETSNAPELDLFGDPIPSSKQNGTKEPESFDLGVLEEALTQPSKEARACRTPESFLGPSASSLVNLDSLVKVPQAAKTRNPFLTGLSAPSPTNPFGGSEQARPTLNQMRTGSPALGLAAGGPVGAPLGSMTYSASLPLPLSSVPAGVTLPASVSVFPQAGAFTPPPASLPQPLLPTSGSAGPLQPPPHPGTNPFL from the exons ATGACGACCTCAGCGCTGCGGCGCCAGGTGAAGAACATCGTGCACAACTACTCGGAGGCCGAGATCAAGGTGCGCGAGGCCACCAGCAATGACCCGTGGGGCCCGCCCAGCACGCTCATGTCGGAGATTGCCGACCTGACCTTCAACACGGTGGCCTTCGCCGAGGTCATGGGCATGCTGTGGCGGCGGCTCAACGACAGCGGCAAGAACTGGCGGCACGTGTACAAGGCGCTAACGCTGCTGGACTACCTGCTCAAGACGGGCTCCGAGAGGGTGGCCCACCAGTGCCGCGAGAACCTCTACACCATCCAGACGCTCAAGGACTTCCAGTACGTCGACCGCGACGGCAAGGACCAGGGCGTCAACGTGCGCGAGAAGGTCAAGCAGGTGATGGCCTTGCTCAGGGACGAGGAGCGCCTCCGGCAGGAGCGGACCCACGCCCTCAAGACCAAGGAGCGCATGGCGCTGGAGGGCATGGGCATTGGCAGCGGGCAGCTGGGCCTGGGCCGCCGCCACGGATCCCCGTCCTCCTACAACT CCTCCTCCTCATCCCCCCGCTACACGTCCGACTTGGAGCAGGCCCGGCCCCAGACGTCAGGAGAAGAGGAGTTGCACCTGCAGCTGGCCCTGGCCATGAGCCGCGAGGAGGCTGAGAAG CCCGTCCCCCCAGCCTCCCACAGGGATGAGGACCTGCAGCTGCAGCTGGCTCTGCGCCTGAGCCGGCAGGAGCACGAGAAG GAGGTGAGGTCCTGGCGGGGAGAGGACTCCCCTGTGGCCAATGGTGCCGGGGCTGCAGTTCGCCGTTGGCAAGacaaagagccagagagagaagagggaaaggaggagaagctGAAGACCAGCCAG TCTTCCATTCTGGACTTGGCAGACATCTTCGTACCtgccccggccccgccctccACACGCTGCTCTGCTGACCCATGGGACATCCCAG GTCTCAGGCcgaacacagagcccagtggctCCTCCTGGGGGCCTTCCGCAGACCCCTGGTCTCCTGTCCCCTCGGGAAGTGCCCTGTCCAGAAGCCAGCCCTGGGACTTGCCCCCTATGCTCTCCTCCTCAGAGCCCTGGGGCCGGACCCCAGTGCTGCCTGCCAGACCCCCATCCGCAGACCTCTGGGCACAGAACTCCCCCCATCACCAACTCCCCGACCCTGGGGCTGACCCTTGGGGAGCCTCGGTGGAGACCTCCAATGCACCTG AGCTGGACCTGTTTGGAGACCCCATTCCCAGTTCCAAGCAAAATGGCACCAAGGAGCCAGAATCCTTTGACCTGGGTGTACTGGAGGAAGCGCTAACCCAGCCCAGTAAGGAGGCCCGAGCATGCCGGACTCCTGAGTCTTTCCTGGGCCCTTCGGCCTCCTCCTTGGTCAACCTTGATTCATTAGTCAAGGTGCCCCAGGCTGCAAAGACGCGAAACCCTTTTCTGACAG GTCTCAGCGCTCCATCCCCCACCAACCCGTTCGGTGGGAGCGAACAGGCCAGGCCGACCCTGAACCAGATGCGCACCGGGTCGCCCGCGCTAGGCTTGGCGGCCGGCGGGCCGGTCGGGGCGCCCTTGGGCTCCATGACCTACAgcgcctccctgcctctcccgcTCAGCAGCGTGCCAGCCGGCGTGACCCTCCCCGCCTCGGTCAGCGTCTTCCCGCAGGCCGGCGCCTTCACGCCGCCGCCCGCGAGCCTGCCACAGCCCCTGttgcccacgtcgggctccgcgGGGCCGCTCCAGCCGCCCCCGCATCCCGGCACCAACCCCTTCCTCTGA